One Paraburkholderia agricolaris DNA segment encodes these proteins:
- a CDS encoding SDR family NAD(P)-dependent oxidoreductase, whose product MTQPNQPYVALVTGASRGAGKGIALALAATGATVYVTGRTQREGDAPLPGTVHATAIEIDRLGGKGIALTCDHADDRQVAEVFDYIRHNSGRLDILVNNATALHDELIRPAPFWEKPLDLVDILDVGLRSAYVASWHAARLMAAQGDGLIAFTSSFGASCYMHGAAYGAQKVGVDKFAKDMAVDLKSYGVAAVSIWMGMLQTERTARVIAAHPEQYAGFSELAETPQFTGRLIDALYRDPQRQQKSGLVLVGAELAREYGITELDGRQPPSHREALGGPVQAHPAIVA is encoded by the coding sequence ATGACTCAACCTAATCAGCCCTATGTCGCTCTTGTCACCGGCGCCTCCCGCGGCGCCGGCAAGGGTATCGCGCTCGCCCTCGCCGCAACGGGTGCAACGGTCTATGTAACCGGACGCACCCAGCGCGAAGGCGATGCGCCCTTGCCCGGCACGGTGCACGCCACGGCAATCGAAATCGACAGGCTCGGCGGCAAGGGCATCGCCCTGACCTGCGATCACGCCGATGACCGGCAGGTAGCCGAAGTATTCGATTACATCCGGCACAACAGCGGGCGCCTCGACATCCTCGTCAACAATGCCACGGCGCTGCACGACGAACTGATTCGCCCGGCGCCGTTCTGGGAGAAACCGCTGGACCTCGTGGACATTCTCGATGTGGGTCTGCGCTCCGCCTATGTCGCGAGCTGGCACGCCGCGCGTTTGATGGCCGCGCAAGGCGATGGGCTGATCGCGTTCACGTCCTCGTTCGGCGCGAGCTGCTATATGCACGGCGCGGCGTATGGGGCGCAGAAAGTGGGCGTCGACAAATTCGCCAAGGACATGGCGGTCGATCTGAAATCGTATGGCGTTGCAGCGGTTTCCATCTGGATGGGCATGCTGCAAACCGAGCGCACCGCGCGCGTGATCGCCGCGCATCCCGAGCAATATGCCGGTTTCAGCGAACTCGCCGAGACCCCGCAATTCACCGGACGCCTGATCGACGCGTTGTATCGCGACCCGCAACGTCAACAGAAATCCGGCCTGGTGCTGGTCGGCGCCGAGCTTGCGCGCGAGTACGGCATCACTGAACTCGACGGTCGCCAGCCGCCCTCGCATCGCGAGGCGTTAGGCGGCCCGGTGCAGGCGCATCCGGCGATCGTGGCCTGA
- a CDS encoding amidase produces MSVDLSLIERSACEIVDLLREEAVSPHDLLDTLAAQAARVEPRVNALPTLCFERAHAHADALLNKPVAERGLLCGLPVPIKDLTDVAGVRTTRGSLVYRDRIPETSDAGVTLLEARGGVVYAKSNTPEFGSGGHTYNGVFGVTRNPWDLSRSAGGSSGGAAAALASGTAWVAQGSDLAGSLRTPSAFCGVVGMRPTPGRVSYGPAANPYETMSVHGPMARNVTDVALLLDAMSGELACAPLSLGDPATSFLDHARSPRRPVRVAFSEGLGIAAAEPEILAICRKAMDRLAACGVGVDESDIDLSTATQAFHTLRGISYAANYEEVLAQHRDVLNPDVIWNIEFGLRVDNPAMLAAQRTRSALFHKMNALLQRYDVLICPASIVLPFPVEARDVRDAAGRHFETYIDWLAITYALTLTGMPVIAIPCGMSASGLPVGIQIVGKPRGEAALLSAARAIEDAIGTWFAGRPQTA; encoded by the coding sequence ATGTCCGTCGATTTGAGTCTTATTGAGCGAAGCGCGTGCGAAATTGTCGATCTGCTGCGCGAGGAGGCCGTCAGTCCGCACGATCTGCTCGACACGCTGGCCGCCCAGGCGGCGCGCGTCGAACCGCGGGTCAACGCGTTGCCCACGCTGTGTTTCGAGCGTGCCCATGCCCATGCCGATGCGCTGCTGAACAAGCCGGTCGCCGAGCGCGGTCTGCTATGCGGGCTGCCGGTGCCGATCAAGGATTTGACCGATGTCGCCGGGGTACGCACCACACGCGGTTCGCTCGTCTATCGCGACCGCATTCCGGAGACATCCGACGCTGGCGTGACCTTGCTTGAAGCGCGCGGCGGCGTGGTCTATGCGAAATCGAACACGCCGGAATTCGGCTCGGGCGGTCATACGTACAACGGCGTGTTCGGCGTGACTCGCAATCCGTGGGACCTGTCGCGCTCGGCGGGCGGTTCGTCCGGCGGCGCGGCGGCCGCGTTGGCATCGGGCACCGCATGGGTCGCGCAAGGTTCCGATCTGGCGGGGTCGTTGCGCACGCCTTCGGCGTTTTGCGGCGTGGTGGGCATGCGTCCCACGCCGGGGCGCGTGTCGTACGGGCCGGCTGCCAACCCGTACGAGACCATGAGCGTTCATGGGCCGATGGCGCGTAATGTGACGGATGTCGCACTGTTACTCGATGCGATGTCCGGCGAGCTTGCTTGCGCGCCCTTGTCTCTGGGCGACCCGGCGACCTCGTTTCTGGATCATGCACGCAGTCCGCGGCGGCCGGTGCGAGTCGCGTTCAGCGAAGGGCTGGGTATCGCGGCGGCCGAGCCGGAAATTCTCGCGATCTGCCGCAAAGCGATGGACCGCCTGGCCGCTTGCGGCGTGGGAGTGGATGAAAGCGATATCGATCTGAGCACGGCAACCCAGGCTTTCCATACGCTGCGCGGTATTTCGTACGCGGCGAACTATGAAGAGGTGCTGGCGCAGCATCGTGATGTGCTGAACCCCGACGTGATCTGGAATATCGAGTTCGGCCTGCGGGTGGATAACCCCGCGATGCTCGCCGCACAGCGCACGCGCAGCGCGTTGTTCCACAAGATGAACGCGCTCTTGCAGCGGTACGACGTGTTGATCTGCCCGGCCTCCATCGTGCTGCCGTTCCCGGTGGAAGCGCGCGATGTCCGCGATGCCGCCGGCCGGCACTTCGAGACGTACATCGATTGGCTCGCGATCACCTACGCGTTGACGCTCACCGGCATGCCGGTCATCGCGATTCCGTGCGGGATGAGTGCGAGCGGCTTGCCGGTCGGCATTCAGATCGTCGGCAAGCCGCGCGGCGAGGCGGCGTTGTTGTCCGCTGCGCGTGCGATCGAAGATGCTATCGGGACGTGGTTTGCGGGTAGGCCGCAAACGGCCTGA
- a CDS encoding ABC transporter permease, with product MNIYAIRAIYKFEMARTWRTLMQSIIAPVISTSLYFVVFGAAIGSRIKEVDGISYGAFIVPGLIMLSLLSQSISNASFGIYFPRFTGTIYELLSAPVSYLEIVVSYVGAAATKSILLGLIILATAGLFVPLQVQHPFWMILFLVLTAVTFSLLGFIIGIWADGFEKLQLVPLLIITPLTFLGGSFYAVNMLPPFWKVVTLFNPIVYLVSGFRWSFYGLADVDVGVSLGMTALFLAVFLAIVAWIFKTGYRLKS from the coding sequence ATGAACATTTACGCAATCCGCGCGATCTACAAGTTCGAGATGGCGCGCACCTGGCGCACGCTGATGCAGAGCATCATCGCGCCGGTGATTTCAACCTCGCTTTACTTCGTCGTATTCGGTGCGGCCATCGGTTCGCGTATCAAGGAGGTGGACGGTATCAGTTACGGCGCGTTCATCGTGCCGGGTCTGATCATGTTGTCGCTGCTGTCGCAGAGCATTTCGAACGCGTCGTTCGGCATTTACTTTCCACGCTTTACCGGCACGATCTACGAATTGCTGTCGGCGCCGGTGTCGTATCTGGAGATCGTCGTGAGTTATGTGGGCGCGGCGGCCACCAAATCGATTCTGCTCGGGCTGATCATTCTGGCCACCGCCGGCCTGTTCGTGCCGCTGCAGGTGCAGCATCCGTTCTGGATGATTCTGTTTCTGGTGCTCACCGCGGTGACCTTCAGTCTGCTCGGTTTCATTATCGGCATCTGGGCGGATGGCTTCGAGAAACTGCAACTTGTGCCGCTGCTGATCATCACGCCGCTCACGTTCCTTGGCGGAAGCTTTTATGCGGTCAATATGCTGCCGCCGTTCTGGAAGGTCGTCACGCTGTTCAATCCGATCGTCTATCTGGTCAGCGGATTTCGCTGGAGCTTCTATGGCCTCGCCGATGTGGATGTCGGTGTCAGCCTCGGCATGACCGCGTTGTTCCTGGCGGTGTTTCTCGCGATCGTCGCGTGGATCTTCAAGACCGGGTATCGGCTCAAGAGCTGA
- a CDS encoding ABC transporter ATP-binding protein, whose product MQPIVSVTNLSKTYATGFHALKNINLAINRGEIFALLGPNGAGKTTLISIICGIVKASEGSVTVDGRDIAEDYRGARSLIGLVPQELTTDSFETVWATVSFSRGLFGKPKNPAYVEKVLRDLSLWEKRNSKIITLSGGMKRRVLIAKALSHEPRVLFLDEPTAGVDVELRRDMWKLVRSLTASGVTIILTTHYIDEAEEMADRIGVINAGEIMLVEEKTALMRKLGKKQLTLQLESPLAEVPPALGGYGLDLAKGGNELIYTYEGDGGRTDIIALLKALDDAGIRFKDLHTTQSSLEDIFVSLVRGNQ is encoded by the coding sequence ATGCAGCCAATCGTCTCGGTCACGAATCTGTCGAAAACCTATGCCACGGGTTTTCATGCACTCAAAAACATCAATCTGGCGATCAACCGCGGAGAAATCTTCGCCTTGCTAGGCCCCAACGGCGCGGGCAAAACCACCCTTATCAGCATCATCTGCGGCATCGTCAAGGCGAGCGAGGGCAGTGTGACGGTGGACGGCCGCGACATTGCGGAGGACTACCGCGGCGCGCGTTCGCTGATCGGCCTCGTGCCGCAGGAGCTCACCACCGACTCGTTCGAAACCGTCTGGGCGACCGTCTCGTTCAGCCGCGGCCTGTTCGGCAAGCCGAAAAACCCCGCTTACGTCGAAAAGGTCTTGCGCGATCTGTCGCTGTGGGAAAAGCGCAATAGCAAGATCATTACGTTGTCGGGCGGCATGAAGCGCCGCGTGCTGATTGCGAAGGCGCTCTCGCACGAGCCGCGCGTGCTGTTTCTCGACGAACCCACGGCGGGGGTCGACGTCGAGTTGCGCCGCGATATGTGGAAGCTGGTGCGCTCGCTCACGGCCAGCGGCGTGACGATCATTCTCACCACGCACTACATCGACGAGGCCGAAGAAATGGCTGACCGCATCGGCGTGATCAATGCGGGCGAGATCATGCTGGTGGAAGAGAAGACCGCGTTGATGCGCAAGCTCGGCAAGAAGCAGTTGACGCTGCAACTGGAGAGTCCGCTCGCCGAAGTACCCCCGGCGCTGGGCGGATATGGGCTGGATCTTGCCAAGGGCGGCAACGAGTTGATCTACACGTATGAAGGCGACGGCGGCCGCACCGACATCATCGCACTGCTCAAAGCGCTCGACGACGCCGGCATCCGCTTCAAGGATCTGCATACGACACAAAGCTCGCTCGAAGACATCTTCGTCAGTCTGGTCCGAGGTAACCAATGA